A single window of Oreochromis aureus strain Israel breed Guangdong linkage group 5, ZZ_aureus, whole genome shotgun sequence DNA harbors:
- the slc2a11a gene encoding solute carrier family 2, facilitated glucose transporter member 11 isoform X1 produces MSHAGAQKGSPLTLVLMVASASIGGTLQYGYNLAIMNAPTTFIQTFINETFLERWDVQLEEYQVTLVWTIIVSIFSLGGFAGALIAGPMTIRFGRKKCLLLNNIFLMTAALLALTSRTARSFEMIMISRVLVGINAGISMNVQPMYFGESAPKHLRGAVSLSSAVFTAFGVVLGQVVGLREILGSEPCWQYLLASNAIPGLIQLLTLPWFPESPRYLLIDRGDKEACINALRRLRGCEVQSSELDEILQEQAETKGMRASHPWELFTDRSVRWQLISVMIISSAMQLCGNDSIYFYASYVFKEAGISDDKIQYATVGTGTCEFTACIMCNLLVERKGRRFMLAGGFTLMTFWAVVFTIALSFEHHITWMSYLSMACVYTYILSFGMGPAGVTGILPTEIFNQAARPAAYMIAGSMMWLNLFVVGMIFPFLVSGLREYCFVPFAAICLLSALYVGLFLPETKGKSLSVIMHEFHRLNFKGQENHFEAQTKPQYQLGEVCLSTAL; encoded by the exons ATGTCGCATGCTGGTGCACAAAAG GGCAGTCCTCTGACACTGGTGCTGATGGTTGCTTCTGCATCCATTGGAGGGACTCTTCAGTATGGATATAACCTTGCAATAATGAATGCTCCCACAACC TTTATCCAAACTTTTATCAATGAAACATTCTTGGAGCGATGGGACGTCCAGTTGGAGGAATACCAGGTGACGTTAGTCTGGACAATCATTGTCTCCATCTTCTCGTTGGGGGGGTTTGCTGGAGCTCTTATTGCAGGACCTATGACCATACGCTTTGGGAG GAAGAAGTGCCTGCTGCTGAACAACATTTTTCTCATGACTGCTGCACTCTTAGCATTGACGAGTAGAACCGCCAGATCTTTTGAGATGATCATGATCTCACGTGTCCTGGTTGGAATAAATGCCG GTATCAGCATGAATGTGCAGCCCATGTATTTTGGAGAAAGTGCACCAAAGCACTTAAGAGGAGCTGTCTCTTTGTCATCAGCTGTGTTTACAGCATTCGGTGTCGTGTTAGGACAGGTGGTCGGACTCAG agagATTTTGGGCAGTGAGCCGTGTTGGCAGTACCTTCTTGCCAGTAATGCCATTCCTGGACTCATTCAGCTCTTGACCCTGCCATGGTTCCCAGAGAGTCCCAGATATCTGCTCATTGATAGAGGAGACAAGGAGGCTTGTATTAATG CTCTGAGACGCCTGCGAGGCTGTGAGGTCCAGAGTAGCGAGCTGGATGAGATCCTGCAGGAACAGGCTGAAACCAAAGGAATGAGGGCGAGCCACCCCTGGGAGCTTTTTACTGATCGCTCTGTACGCTGGCAGCTCATCTCTGTCATGATCATTAGCAGTGCCATGCAGCTCTGTGGCAATGACTCG ATTTACTTCTATGCATCATATGTGTTTAAAGAGGCTGGAATATCAGATGACAAAATCCAGTATGCTACAGTCGGCACCGGGACATGTGAATTCACAGCCTGTATAATGTGT AACCTGCTGGTAGAGCGCAAAGGTCGGAGGTTCATGCTGGCAGGAGGCTTCACCCTCATGACCTTCTGGGCTGTCGTCTTCACGATTGCTCTGTCGTTTGAG CACCATATAACCTGGATGTCGTACCTGAGCATGGCCTGTGTCTACACCTATATTCTCAGCTTTGGCATGGGACCAG ctGGAGTGACTGGCATTCTTCCCACAGAGATCTTCAATCAGGCAGCTCGGCCGGCAGCCTACATGATTGCTGGCTCCATGATGTGGCTCAACCTGTTCGTCGTTGGAATGATCTTCCCATTTTTAGTA AGCGGGCTGCGTGAGTACTGCTTTGTGCCTTTTGCAGCGATCTGCCTGTTGTCTGCACTGTATGTTGGCCTTTTTCTGCCTGAGACCAAGGGGAAGTCTCTGTCAGTCATCATGCATGAATTTCACAGGCTCAATTTCAAAGGCCAGGAAAACCATTTTGAAGCTCAAACCAAACCTCAGTATCAGCTGGGCGAAGTGTGTCTTTCCACAGCCTTGTAG
- the slc2a11a gene encoding solute carrier family 2, facilitated glucose transporter member 11 isoform X2, translating into MLPQPLSKLLSMKHSWSDGTSSWRNTRKKCLLLNNIFLMTAALLALTSRTARSFEMIMISRVLVGINAGISMNVQPMYFGESAPKHLRGAVSLSSAVFTAFGVVLGQVVGLREILGSEPCWQYLLASNAIPGLIQLLTLPWFPESPRYLLIDRGDKEACINALRRLRGCEVQSSELDEILQEQAETKGMRASHPWELFTDRSVRWQLISVMIISSAMQLCGNDSIYFYASYVFKEAGISDDKIQYATVGTGTCEFTACIMCNLLVERKGRRFMLAGGFTLMTFWAVVFTIALSFEHHITWMSYLSMACVYTYILSFGMGPAGVTGILPTEIFNQAARPAAYMIAGSMMWLNLFVVGMIFPFLVSGLREYCFVPFAAICLLSALYVGLFLPETKGKSLSVIMHEFHRLNFKGQENHFEAQTKPQYQLGEVCLSTAL; encoded by the exons ATGCTCCCACAACC TTTATCCAAACTTTTATCAATGAAACATTCTTGGAGCGATGGGACGTCCAGTTGGAGGAATACCAG GAAGAAGTGCCTGCTGCTGAACAACATTTTTCTCATGACTGCTGCACTCTTAGCATTGACGAGTAGAACCGCCAGATCTTTTGAGATGATCATGATCTCACGTGTCCTGGTTGGAATAAATGCCG GTATCAGCATGAATGTGCAGCCCATGTATTTTGGAGAAAGTGCACCAAAGCACTTAAGAGGAGCTGTCTCTTTGTCATCAGCTGTGTTTACAGCATTCGGTGTCGTGTTAGGACAGGTGGTCGGACTCAG agagATTTTGGGCAGTGAGCCGTGTTGGCAGTACCTTCTTGCCAGTAATGCCATTCCTGGACTCATTCAGCTCTTGACCCTGCCATGGTTCCCAGAGAGTCCCAGATATCTGCTCATTGATAGAGGAGACAAGGAGGCTTGTATTAATG CTCTGAGACGCCTGCGAGGCTGTGAGGTCCAGAGTAGCGAGCTGGATGAGATCCTGCAGGAACAGGCTGAAACCAAAGGAATGAGGGCGAGCCACCCCTGGGAGCTTTTTACTGATCGCTCTGTACGCTGGCAGCTCATCTCTGTCATGATCATTAGCAGTGCCATGCAGCTCTGTGGCAATGACTCG ATTTACTTCTATGCATCATATGTGTTTAAAGAGGCTGGAATATCAGATGACAAAATCCAGTATGCTACAGTCGGCACCGGGACATGTGAATTCACAGCCTGTATAATGTGT AACCTGCTGGTAGAGCGCAAAGGTCGGAGGTTCATGCTGGCAGGAGGCTTCACCCTCATGACCTTCTGGGCTGTCGTCTTCACGATTGCTCTGTCGTTTGAG CACCATATAACCTGGATGTCGTACCTGAGCATGGCCTGTGTCTACACCTATATTCTCAGCTTTGGCATGGGACCAG ctGGAGTGACTGGCATTCTTCCCACAGAGATCTTCAATCAGGCAGCTCGGCCGGCAGCCTACATGATTGCTGGCTCCATGATGTGGCTCAACCTGTTCGTCGTTGGAATGATCTTCCCATTTTTAGTA AGCGGGCTGCGTGAGTACTGCTTTGTGCCTTTTGCAGCGATCTGCCTGTTGTCTGCACTGTATGTTGGCCTTTTTCTGCCTGAGACCAAGGGGAAGTCTCTGTCAGTCATCATGCATGAATTTCACAGGCTCAATTTCAAAGGCCAGGAAAACCATTTTGAAGCTCAAACCAAACCTCAGTATCAGCTGGGCGAAGTGTGTCTTTCCACAGCCTTGTAG